A genomic segment from Tessaracoccus defluvii encodes:
- a CDS encoding ABC transporter permease family protein — translation MTIVVVQSIMVFNDFQNPLYFLPGDQNATVQLTLFNFQSQFLTQYNLLFTNILVITIPMLVMYLIFQRQIVAGMTSGAVKG, via the coding sequence GTGACGATCGTCGTGGTCCAGTCGATCATGGTTTTCAACGACTTCCAGAACCCGCTCTACTTCCTGCCGGGCGACCAGAACGCCACCGTTCAGCTGACGCTCTTCAACTTCCAGAGCCAGTTCCTCACGCAGTACAACCTGCTGTTCACCAACATCCTCGTGATCACCATCCCGATGCTGGTCATGTACCTCATCTTCCAGCGCCAGATCGTGGCCGGCATGACGTCCGGCGCCGTCAAGGGCTGA
- a CDS encoding carbohydrate ABC transporter permease — protein MTHTTASRPRKATHSTARHVERSYPLAFYLPGGLIYIVLFVVPTVFSFYFAFTRWTLFESTFVGFENFVQFFSEPGLIGSLRNTIVYGVITSGSKVVLGMFLAVILSTPLIARGYLRSVTFFPVLISSVGVGLTFQVLLDPFNGVVNKAWTAVTGADGPGWLTNPDIALLSVAGIDIWKGVGLATLIYIAGIAAIPSEYFEAARVDGAGAWQQFRNIILPLSFPATSTVILLSLIGGLRSFDLIWTTTGGGPGFASDVVASVIYKQYQAGFYGLSTAGNVILFLVVTAIVYPLSRWLNSRETAL, from the coding sequence ATGACCCACACCACCGCCAGCCGCCCCCGCAAAGCCACCCACTCCACCGCACGTCACGTCGAGCGGTCGTACCCGCTCGCCTTCTACCTGCCGGGCGGCCTCATCTACATCGTCTTGTTCGTCGTACCGACCGTCTTCTCGTTCTACTTCGCGTTCACCCGCTGGACGCTGTTCGAGTCGACGTTCGTCGGATTCGAGAACTTCGTGCAGTTCTTCTCCGAGCCCGGACTGATCGGCTCACTGCGCAACACCATCGTCTACGGCGTCATCACGTCCGGCTCCAAGGTCGTCCTCGGCATGTTCCTGGCGGTCATCCTCTCGACGCCGCTCATCGCGCGCGGATACCTGCGCTCCGTGACGTTCTTCCCCGTCCTGATCAGCTCCGTGGGCGTCGGCCTCACCTTCCAGGTGCTGCTGGATCCCTTCAACGGCGTCGTGAACAAGGCCTGGACAGCCGTGACCGGCGCCGATGGGCCGGGCTGGCTCACCAACCCCGATATCGCCCTGCTGAGCGTCGCTGGGATCGACATCTGGAAGGGTGTCGGCCTGGCGACCCTCATCTACATCGCCGGCATCGCTGCGATCCCGAGCGAGTACTTCGAGGCGGCCCGCGTCGATGGCGCGGGTGCGTGGCAGCAGTTCCGCAACATCATCCTGCCGCTGTCGTTCCCCGCCACATCGACCGTCATCCTGCTCTCGCTGATCGGCGGACTGAGGTCATTCGACCTGATCTGGACGACGACGGGCGGAGGTCCCGGCTTCGCCTCCGACGTCGTCGCCTCCGTGATCTACAAGCAGTACCAGGCCGGCTTCTACGGCCTGTCCACCGCAGGCAACGTGATCCTCTTTCTCGTGGTGACGGCGATCGTGTACCCACTGTCGCGCTGGCTCAACTCGAGGGAGACCGCACTGTGA
- a CDS encoding MmcQ/YjbR family DNA-binding protein — protein sequence MNGDDLLDHCLAKPGAYLDFPFGPGVAIVKVKAPSQETGRIFCQVFILHGEPTATLSCDPATADEYRALYPDVVVRGYHCPPVQQPYFNTLPLTGAVPDGEILELADRAYAVTVAKLPQYRQRELAAVAAHAPH from the coding sequence ATGAACGGCGACGACCTCCTCGACCACTGCCTCGCCAAGCCCGGGGCCTACCTGGACTTCCCGTTCGGTCCTGGCGTCGCGATCGTCAAGGTGAAGGCCCCGTCGCAGGAGACGGGCCGCATCTTCTGCCAGGTCTTCATCCTGCACGGCGAGCCGACCGCGACCCTCAGTTGCGACCCTGCCACCGCCGACGAGTACCGGGCCTTGTACCCCGACGTCGTCGTCCGTGGCTACCACTGCCCGCCCGTCCAACAGCCGTATTTCAACACTCTCCCCCTCACGGGGGCGGTGCCCGACGGCGAGATCCTCGAGCTGGCCGACAGGGCCTACGCGGTCACGGTCGCCAAGCTGCCGCAGTACCGGCAGCGCGAACTCGCCGCTGTAGCCGCACACGCGCCCCACTGA
- a CDS encoding glycosyl hydrolase, with translation MSGLDRHLPHLKNPPIEYRPELRWWLAEGLHTDETLRREIDTAHRLGFGGMEFLAMDEQNIDHARYAWGSEEWVHDSHIVVEELTARDMALSFTSGTNWSNANLPTITPDHPAAAQELNYVTEKVAAEGRRGPLPRIDLQEDRSDSPLPGHRVAPELQHLQAVIAAPVTEGTGAPVVDVAAVIDLTASVTDGALDWTPPDARSWKLFVFWRHGTGQTAEPSASVNYTVNYLDRDGVDAVIEYWRDEVLTDELKRHIAANDRAQMYMDSLELSLWGAGGMFWGKSVADEFRARRGYDITPWLPLLVRTTVMMSVNTEYHYEADEAHRLDAEKVRHDYVETLTDLYIENMLRPFAAFLHDNGILLRSEISYGLPFELTRPGPEVDGIETESLEFASQIDAYRLLAGPAHLFGKQYSSETGATTRNHMLPHAFYDQIIATQLAAGITKTVLHGWASTAGAPGTTWPGHEGMWNMFSERFDTRQPAAEFYPLWNDAIGRYQYLLRQGRPRIDIGILRTDHFVDNMFIFAMFDDDGNRIVDEDFYATKGMRNRENQWWQDPGMQDAGWSYEFLDGQLLLHEDVSFADGLVQPDGPGYQALIVYQEALDADVAAKLLAEARAGLRILLVNNVRELRSHMNRLQTVHPGAALRTPGLDGRDEELAATMATLRALPTVAEIDDPAQTVAALRGLGVAGRAEFTTDNPNVLTYLRDDGDLTHLYAYNFLYETGETTEVSFSLDGVGAAHRIDPWTGTVLDHPAEERDGRTVVTLTLAPGETALLTLDRSQTPAPGAAPAVEVLAEPASWGIVVEGWDEGPYETITEDRGLGYITTEVRPTTAITRHVAGSDRLAPWSELDGVGSGISGVGEYVTEFTLGEITTGRYLLSLGSTCGGLGSVSLNDSAPVGFDTSVPVVDVTGLVVAGTNRLVVRVSSSLNNVLLARGYYDDLPDVASQLSGMEELQRTHVRDYGLVGPVRVVRELS, from the coding sequence ATGTCCGGACTGGACCGCCACCTGCCCCACCTCAAGAACCCCCCGATCGAGTACCGCCCGGAGCTGCGCTGGTGGCTCGCCGAGGGCCTCCACACCGACGAGACCCTGCGCCGCGAGATCGACACCGCGCACCGGCTCGGCTTCGGCGGCATGGAGTTCCTCGCGATGGACGAGCAGAACATCGACCACGCCCGCTACGCCTGGGGCTCCGAGGAGTGGGTGCACGACTCCCACATCGTCGTCGAGGAACTCACCGCCCGCGACATGGCGCTGAGCTTCACGTCGGGCACGAACTGGTCGAATGCGAACCTGCCCACCATCACCCCCGACCACCCGGCCGCCGCCCAGGAACTCAACTACGTCACCGAGAAGGTCGCCGCCGAGGGGCGCCGCGGCCCGCTGCCGCGGATCGACCTGCAGGAGGACCGGTCCGACTCCCCCCTGCCGGGACACCGGGTCGCGCCCGAACTGCAGCACCTCCAGGCCGTGATCGCCGCCCCCGTCACCGAGGGCACCGGGGCACCGGTCGTCGACGTCGCGGCCGTCATCGACCTGACGGCGTCGGTGACGGACGGGGCGCTGGACTGGACCCCGCCGGACGCCCGCTCCTGGAAGCTGTTCGTGTTCTGGCGCCACGGCACCGGCCAGACCGCCGAACCGTCGGCCAGCGTCAACTACACCGTCAACTACCTCGACCGCGACGGCGTCGACGCCGTCATCGAGTACTGGCGCGACGAGGTCCTCACCGACGAACTCAAGCGCCACATCGCCGCCAACGACCGCGCCCAGATGTACATGGACTCCCTCGAGCTCAGCCTCTGGGGCGCCGGCGGCATGTTCTGGGGCAAGAGCGTCGCCGACGAGTTCCGCGCCCGCCGCGGCTACGACATCACCCCCTGGCTGCCGCTGCTCGTCCGGACCACCGTGATGATGTCGGTCAACACCGAGTACCACTACGAGGCCGACGAGGCTCACCGTCTCGACGCTGAGAAGGTGCGTCACGACTACGTCGAGACGCTCACCGACCTCTACATCGAGAACATGCTGCGCCCCTTCGCCGCGTTCCTCCACGACAACGGCATCCTGCTGCGCTCCGAGATCAGCTACGGCCTCCCCTTCGAACTGACCCGCCCCGGCCCGGAGGTCGACGGCATCGAAACCGAATCGCTCGAATTCGCCTCGCAGATCGACGCCTACCGCCTCTTGGCAGGCCCCGCCCACCTCTTCGGCAAGCAGTACTCCTCCGAGACGGGCGCCACCACCCGTAACCACATGCTCCCCCACGCCTTCTACGACCAGATCATCGCCACCCAACTCGCAGCGGGTATCACCAAGACCGTCCTCCACGGCTGGGCCAGCACCGCAGGAGCCCCCGGCACCACCTGGCCAGGCCACGAAGGCATGTGGAACATGTTCTCCGAGCGCTTCGACACCCGCCAGCCCGCCGCCGAGTTCTACCCCCTGTGGAACGACGCCATCGGCCGCTACCAGTACCTGCTGCGCCAGGGCCGCCCCCGCATCGACATCGGCATCCTCCGCACGGACCACTTCGTCGACAACATGTTCATCTTCGCCATGTTTGACGACGACGGGAACCGCATCGTCGACGAGGACTTCTACGCGACGAAGGGGATGCGTAACCGCGAGAACCAGTGGTGGCAGGACCCGGGCATGCAGGACGCCGGCTGGAGCTACGAGTTCCTCGACGGCCAACTCCTCCTGCACGAGGACGTCTCCTTCGCCGACGGCCTCGTCCAGCCCGACGGCCCCGGCTACCAGGCCCTCATCGTCTACCAGGAGGCCCTCGACGCCGACGTCGCGGCCAAGCTCCTCGCGGAGGCACGCGCCGGCCTCAGGATCCTGCTCGTCAACAACGTCCGCGAGCTCCGGTCGCACATGAACCGGCTGCAGACGGTGCACCCGGGCGCCGCACTCCGCACACCCGGCCTGGACGGACGGGACGAGGAACTGGCCGCGACCATGGCCACCCTCCGCGCACTCCCGACCGTCGCGGAGATCGACGACCCCGCCCAGACCGTCGCCGCGCTGCGCGGCCTCGGCGTCGCCGGCCGCGCCGAGTTCACCACGGACAACCCCAACGTCCTGACCTACCTCCGCGACGACGGGGACCTCACCCACCTCTACGCCTACAACTTCCTCTACGAGACCGGCGAGACCACCGAAGTCAGCTTTTCGCTGGACGGCGTCGGCGCGGCACACCGCATCGACCCGTGGACGGGCACCGTCCTCGACCACCCGGCCGAGGAGCGCGACGGACGCACTGTCGTCACGCTCACCCTGGCACCCGGCGAGACGGCGCTGCTGACGCTCGACCGGTCGCAGACACCGGCGCCGGGAGCCGCGCCCGCCGTCGAGGTGCTGGCCGAGCCGGCGTCGTGGGGCATCGTCGTCGAGGGCTGGGACGAAGGCCCCTACGAGACGATCACCGAGGACCGGGGCCTCGGCTACATCACCACCGAGGTGCGGCCGACGACGGCGATCACCAGGCACGTCGCCGGGAGCGACAGGCTGGCCCCGTGGTCCGAACTCGACGGCGTCGGCTCCGGGATCTCGGGCGTCGGCGAGTACGTGACCGAGTTCACGCTCGGGGAGATCACCACGGGGCGGTACCTGCTCAGCCTCGGCTCCACCTGCGGCGGGCTCGGCTCCGTGAGCCTCAACGACTCGGCGCCGGTCGGGTTCGACACGTCCGTCCCTGTCGTCGACGTGACCGGGCTGGTCGTCGCCGGCACGAACCGGCTGGTCGTCCGGGTCTCCAGTTCGCTGAACAACGTGCTGCTGGCGCGGGGCTACTACGACGACCTGCCCGACGTCGCGAGCCAGCTGTCGGGTATGGAGGAACTGCAGAGGACGCACGTGCGCGACTACGGCCTCGTCGGCCCGGTCCGCGTCGTGCGCGAGCTCAGCTGA
- a CDS encoding TetR/AcrR family transcriptional regulator: MSEQNSDPKRRILAAARQVFGEFGYRGGSLNEVAKRSGLTRAGLLHHFPSKEAMLLALLDERDDELAVFDWGRDAGVFETLDRTPETTARILDDRPLIQLAHQLTAEASQPDHPARDWEVARHERLREQGREAIERSIAAGELPDDTDVASLAAIILGATEGVEAQWLLGADVDPVACARLMARLVRALGDESSTPD; this comes from the coding sequence ATGAGCGAGCAGAACTCCGACCCCAAGCGGCGCATCCTGGCGGCCGCACGCCAGGTCTTCGGCGAGTTCGGCTACCGCGGTGGCTCGCTCAACGAGGTGGCGAAGCGTTCGGGGCTGACCCGCGCCGGCCTCCTCCATCATTTCCCGAGCAAGGAGGCCATGCTGCTGGCCCTCCTGGATGAGCGCGACGACGAACTCGCGGTCTTCGACTGGGGCCGCGACGCCGGCGTCTTCGAGACCCTGGACCGGACGCCGGAGACAACCGCCCGGATCCTGGACGACCGTCCCCTCATCCAACTGGCGCACCAACTCACCGCCGAGGCCTCGCAGCCGGACCATCCGGCCCGCGACTGGGAGGTCGCCCGGCACGAGCGGCTGCGGGAGCAGGGGCGGGAGGCGATCGAACGGTCCATCGCCGCTGGCGAACTGCCCGACGACACGGACGTCGCGTCGCTGGCGGCGATCATCCTGGGCGCGACGGAGGGCGTCGAGGCGCAGTGGCTGCTCGGGGCCGACGTGGATCCGGTCGCGTGCGCCCGGCTCATGGCGCGGCTCGTGCGGGCCCTCGGGGACGAGTCGTCGACCCCTGACTAG
- a CDS encoding carbohydrate ABC transporter permease, with protein sequence MRPSTRWIIGIVGILLTTVFFLVPFAFVFMMAGKTAPEAARLEFSWPTEFVMLDNIVAVFQARNYMLIIAFINSTILTVASVTLMVIFGSMIAFVLDRRRSKLNPWINGAVLAGLIIPPAVVPTIWVMQSMGLFKTLIGLILIEVAFGLSFTVLTMRAFMATIPREIDEAAIVDGAGPLRLFFRVILPC encoded by the coding sequence ATGCGTCCTTCCACCAGGTGGATCATCGGCATCGTCGGCATCCTGCTCACGACCGTGTTCTTCCTCGTCCCCTTCGCCTTCGTGTTCATGATGGCGGGCAAGACAGCCCCCGAGGCGGCGCGCCTCGAGTTCAGCTGGCCCACCGAGTTCGTGATGCTCGACAACATCGTCGCCGTCTTCCAGGCGCGCAACTACATGTTGATCATCGCGTTCATCAACTCGACGATCCTCACCGTGGCCAGCGTCACCCTCATGGTGATCTTCGGCTCGATGATCGCGTTCGTCCTCGACCGGCGTCGCAGCAAGCTCAACCCGTGGATCAACGGGGCTGTACTCGCTGGCCTCATCATCCCTCCCGCCGTCGTCCCCACGATCTGGGTGATGCAGTCGATGGGACTGTTCAAGACGCTGATCGGCCTCATCCTGATCGAGGTCGCCTTCGGCCTGTCGTTCACCGTCCTGACCATGCGGGCGTTCATGGCGACCATCCCCCGGGAGATCGATGAGGCCGCCATCGTCGACGGCGCTGGCCCGCTGCGGTTGTTCTTCCGGGTGATCCTCCCCTGCTGA
- a CDS encoding ABC transporter substrate-binding protein gives MFHVKTLRTLALTATAVSVLALAACTPGSLGSTDPTTSGSGKPGAAAVEITVLVDNAEQSVKTAQAIIDGFNASQSDVKAVMETRPQGTDGDNIVKTRLATGEMTDVFVYNSGSLMAALDPQKNLVPITDEPYMDVLDESFKTAVSSGDDIFGAPVGQAMAGGVLYNKKVYADLGLEVPKTWDAFMANNAKIKEAGIDPVIQTYGETWTSQLLVLADFHNVTAVDGEWAAKFTANKAKFADEPAIKGFQRLQDVHDAGYLNKDFASAKLTQGMQALVDGKGAHYPMLTFAISAYVELADDAAENIGFFAQPGDTEDIYGLTAWTPGGAYIPTTTTGEKLDAAKKFLAYIATTEACDAQSAAMAPTGPYMVKGCTLPDGLPTAVNDLQGYFDEGNVSPALEFVSPVKGPNLEKITVEVGSGIATAADGAARYDEDVKKQAQQLGLEGW, from the coding sequence ATGTTCCACGTGAAGACCCTGCGCACCCTTGCGCTGACGGCGACCGCCGTCTCCGTGCTGGCCCTCGCGGCCTGCACACCGGGAAGTCTCGGTAGCACCGACCCAACCACGAGCGGCAGCGGAAAGCCCGGGGCTGCCGCCGTCGAAATCACCGTCCTCGTCGACAACGCCGAGCAGAGCGTCAAGACTGCCCAGGCCATCATCGACGGCTTCAATGCCTCCCAGAGCGACGTCAAGGCCGTCATGGAGACCCGTCCCCAGGGCACGGACGGCGACAACATCGTCAAGACCAGGCTGGCGACCGGCGAGATGACCGACGTGTTCGTCTACAACTCGGGATCGCTGATGGCAGCCCTCGACCCGCAGAAGAACCTCGTACCCATCACAGACGAGCCGTACATGGACGTGCTTGACGAGTCGTTCAAGACCGCCGTCTCGAGCGGCGATGACATCTTCGGCGCCCCTGTCGGCCAGGCCATGGCGGGAGGAGTGCTCTACAACAAGAAGGTCTACGCCGATCTCGGCCTCGAGGTGCCCAAGACCTGGGATGCCTTCATGGCCAACAACGCGAAGATCAAGGAGGCGGGCATCGACCCCGTCATCCAGACCTACGGCGAAACCTGGACCTCGCAGCTGCTCGTGTTGGCTGACTTCCACAACGTGACCGCGGTGGACGGCGAGTGGGCGGCGAAGTTCACCGCCAACAAGGCCAAGTTCGCCGATGAGCCCGCCATCAAGGGCTTCCAGCGGCTACAGGATGTCCACGATGCCGGCTACCTCAACAAGGACTTCGCTTCCGCCAAGCTCACGCAGGGCATGCAGGCCCTCGTGGACGGCAAGGGCGCGCACTACCCGATGCTGACGTTCGCGATCTCTGCCTATGTCGAACTGGCCGACGACGCTGCAGAGAACATCGGCTTCTTCGCCCAGCCTGGTGACACCGAGGACATCTACGGTCTCACTGCCTGGACCCCTGGTGGCGCCTACATCCCCACGACGACGACCGGGGAGAAGCTCGACGCCGCCAAGAAGTTCCTCGCCTACATAGCCACGACCGAGGCATGCGACGCGCAGAGCGCTGCGATGGCGCCGACCGGCCCGTACATGGTCAAGGGATGCACCCTTCCCGACGGCCTGCCGACGGCGGTCAACGACCTCCAGGGCTACTTCGACGAAGGCAACGTGAGCCCCGCGCTCGAGTTCGTGTCCCCTGTCAAGGGCCCGAACCTGGAGAAGATCACGGTTGAGGTCGGCTCGGGCATCGCCACCGCTGCCGACGGTGCCGCCCGCTACGACGAGGACGTGAAGAAGCAGGCCCAGCAGCTCGGGCTCGAGGGCTGGTGA
- a CDS encoding FGGY-family carbohydrate kinase yields the protein MAALDWSDELLRLAGVERRQLPVLGDAGSVLAHVRPDVARGWGLPGPIPVVGGCGDGQAAGLGAGATAPDEAYLNLGTAVVAGVHAPDYRWGASYRTDAAGIPGSFVLEVVQNSGAYLAGWFRTELGDPALLGAPDPELERAAAAVPPGSDGLLTMPYWNAVQSPHWDPLARGAMIGFTGTHSRAAMYRSVLEGISLEAARNLRALEADTGTPLRVVRIMGGGQRSDLWRSILAACVGVPLEACAAEEVSALGAAVLAVSAVTGNDVASTAAAMTRRGEVTTPDPALVARYAEIGELQGEIYGRLSDLFPRLQALG from the coding sequence ATGGCCGCGCTCGACTGGTCGGACGAACTCCTCCGGTTGGCGGGCGTCGAGCGGCGTCAGCTCCCCGTCCTCGGTGACGCGGGCAGCGTGCTCGCCCACGTGCGGCCCGACGTGGCCCGCGGCTGGGGGCTGCCCGGCCCGATCCCTGTGGTGGGGGGCTGCGGCGACGGTCAGGCCGCCGGCCTCGGTGCAGGGGCGACCGCCCCCGACGAGGCGTACCTCAACCTCGGCACCGCCGTCGTCGCCGGCGTCCACGCGCCCGACTACCGCTGGGGCGCCTCGTACCGCACCGACGCGGCAGGTATCCCGGGGAGTTTCGTGCTGGAGGTCGTCCAGAACTCCGGCGCCTATCTGGCCGGCTGGTTCCGCACCGAGCTCGGCGACCCCGCCCTGCTCGGGGCGCCCGATCCCGAACTGGAACGGGCTGCGGCCGCTGTGCCGCCCGGCAGCGACGGGCTCCTGACCATGCCGTACTGGAACGCCGTCCAGTCGCCCCACTGGGACCCGCTCGCACGCGGCGCGATGATCGGGTTCACCGGCACCCACAGCCGGGCGGCGATGTACCGGTCCGTGTTGGAGGGGATCTCCCTCGAGGCGGCCCGGAACCTGCGTGCCCTCGAGGCCGACACCGGCACCCCGCTGCGCGTCGTGCGGATCATGGGTGGCGGTCAGCGCTCCGACCTGTGGCGCTCCATCCTCGCGGCCTGTGTCGGTGTGCCGCTGGAGGCGTGCGCAGCCGAGGAGGTCTCAGCCCTGGGGGCTGCGGTGCTCGCCGTCAGCGCCGTGACCGGGAACGACGTCGCCTCGACAGCCGCGGCCATGACGCGGCGGGGTGAGGTCACCACCCCCGACCCGGCGCTGGTGGCCCGGTACGCGGAGATCGGTGAGTTGCAGGGCGAGATCTACGGGCGCCTGAGCGATCTCTTCCCCCGCCTGCAGGCCCTCGGCTGA
- a CDS encoding LacI family DNA-binding transcriptional regulator, translating to MIGRTNVTIEDVAREAGVSRAAVSKVIRNAYGVSDAMRERVQAAIDTLGYRPSVAARAMRGSSHTIGIELPTTDNPFFHKLLNAMNSALADTDYQTIISPIVRDELGLLALQRLVDRHVDGIVAVAPQVPLAALERLGAEVPLVLVGRHVDAVHFDTVVDDDLAGGCLVVEHLAGLGHRDIVHLTINYQAQAAHPTSPHSVRAEGYLAGMIAAGLADHSRIVHTDETVEGVRRATLALLDEPAPPTAIFAGHDQVALGVLWARAERGLGPDDLSVVGYDDTDIASHPLMSLTSVDQSAEVMGDRIAALLLERIAGRTTPARAVVDPELRCRASSAAPKPR from the coding sequence GTGATCGGCAGAACGAACGTCACGATCGAGGACGTCGCACGCGAGGCGGGCGTCTCCAGGGCGGCGGTCTCCAAGGTGATCCGCAACGCGTACGGCGTCAGCGACGCGATGCGCGAACGGGTCCAGGCTGCGATCGACACCCTCGGCTATCGGCCGAGCGTCGCGGCCCGCGCCATGCGAGGCTCCAGCCACACGATCGGCATCGAGCTGCCCACCACTGACAACCCGTTCTTCCACAAGCTGCTCAACGCGATGAACAGCGCGCTCGCGGACACGGACTACCAGACCATCATCTCGCCGATCGTGCGCGATGAACTCGGTCTGCTCGCACTGCAGCGCCTCGTCGACCGACATGTCGACGGCATCGTCGCCGTTGCCCCACAGGTACCACTGGCCGCGCTGGAGCGGCTAGGAGCCGAGGTTCCACTGGTGCTCGTCGGGCGACACGTCGACGCGGTTCACTTCGACACGGTCGTCGACGACGATCTGGCCGGTGGGTGTCTCGTCGTCGAGCACCTCGCGGGCCTCGGGCACCGCGACATCGTCCACCTGACCATCAACTATCAGGCTCAGGCGGCCCACCCCACCTCACCCCACTCGGTGCGCGCGGAGGGGTACCTGGCCGGCATGATCGCGGCCGGGTTGGCCGACCACTCCAGGATCGTCCACACGGATGAGACGGTCGAGGGGGTCAGGCGTGCAACGCTCGCCCTCCTCGACGAACCTGCCCCTCCCACGGCGATCTTCGCCGGCCACGATCAGGTGGCTCTGGGAGTGCTCTGGGCCCGCGCTGAGCGCGGTCTCGGCCCCGACGACCTTTCGGTCGTCGGCTACGACGATACGGACATCGCGTCACATCCCTTGATGTCCCTGACGAGCGTCGACCAGTCTGCCGAAGTCATGGGAGACCGTATCGCCGCCCTACTCCTCGAACGGATCGCGGGCAGGACCACTCCCGCCCGCGCCGTCGTCGACCCCGAGCTGAGATGTCGCGCCTCCAGCGCGGCACCCAAGCCCCGGTAG